In the Candidatus Omnitrophota bacterium genome, one interval contains:
- a CDS encoding glycan-binding surface protein, translating to MKRLAVVLFAVLMLTSSGVCNAAETVLFGFEKDTDGWRIPDWALEKEDSVAREIAVSSDWASEGKKSLAVSSEFLDKKWSGAYAEIEDYYDWSPYGKISADVYIPKDAPAGLKGKIILTVGEDWKWVEMGKTIPLTPGQVTTITADFKPGSKDWKNTVVDDNFRKDVRKVGVRVEDNRTAWKGKIYIDNIRVE from the coding sequence ATGAAAAGGTTGGCAGTGGTTCTTTTTGCGGTTTTGATGTTGACATCTTCCGGCGTATGCAACGCGGCAGAGACCGTACTCTTCGGTTTTGAGAAGGATACGGACGGCTGGCGCATACCCGATTGGGCGCTTGAAAAAGAGGATAGCGTCGCGAGAGAAATAGCGGTATCTTCCGATTGGGCTTCCGAAGGGAAGAAATCCCTCGCCGTATCCAGCGAGTTCCTGGACAAGAAATGGTCAGGCGCGTATGCCGAGATCGAGGATTACTACGATTGGTCCCCTTACGGCAAGATATCAGCCGATGTCTATATCCCGAAGGATGCTCCTGCGGGCCTTAAGGGCAAGATAATCCTTACGGTCGGCGAGGACTGGAAGTGGGTCGAGATGGGAAAGACGATCCCTCTTACCCCCGGACAGGTTACGACGATAACGGCCGATTTCAAGCCGGGCAGCAAGGACTGGAAGAACACGGTCGTAGATGACAACTTCAGGAAAGATGTAAGGAAAGTCGGCGTCAGGGTAGAAGACAACAGGACTGCCTGGAAAGGCAAGATATACATCGACAACATCAGGGTAGAATGA
- a CDS encoding glycoside hydrolase family 130 protein, whose amino-acid sequence MRFVCKKYEKNPILTKEDVPYPCDAAYNAGAAKYNGKYYLLFRALRLNGNCEFGLAVSDDGYNFTVRPKPVMVPATTGPFAFYEQKGIEDPRITKIGDTYYFFYSCFSGIGMRIGLAKTKNFEKFERVAMTTTIDYRNSVLFPEKINGKYCRFERPNVGRQGIWISYSPDLIHWGEQELIMLPYGNHIWEDHKIGAGAPPIKTKKGWLSIYHGVTWTMDGMTYRLGVAMHDLKNPAKVLGIADQFIISPDEIFERVGYVHNVVFTCGAIPEPDGTVKIYYGGADTVMCVATAKIDDLVDIALKGKRKPL is encoded by the coding sequence ATGAGATTCGTATGCAAGAAGTATGAGAAGAACCCGATATTGACAAAAGAGGACGTACCGTACCCGTGTGACGCGGCCTACAACGCCGGCGCGGCGAAGTACAACGGCAAATACTACCTCCTATTCAGGGCCCTGCGCCTGAATGGTAACTGCGAATTCGGTTTGGCGGTGAGCGACGACGGATATAACTTCACCGTGCGCCCTAAGCCGGTCATGGTCCCCGCGACGACCGGGCCGTTCGCGTTCTACGAGCAAAAAGGCATAGAGGACCCGAGGATCACGAAGATCGGCGACACTTATTATTTCTTTTACAGCTGCTTTTCGGGCATCGGCATGAGGATAGGACTGGCGAAGACAAAAAATTTCGAAAAATTTGAGCGGGTCGCCATGACAACGACTATCGACTACCGCAACTCGGTACTCTTCCCTGAGAAGATAAATGGCAAATACTGCCGTTTTGAGCGGCCGAACGTCGGACGCCAGGGCATCTGGATCTCTTATTCGCCCGACCTCATACACTGGGGCGAGCAGGAGCTTATAATGCTTCCCTACGGCAACCATATCTGGGAGGACCACAAGATCGGCGCCGGGGCCCCGCCCATCAAGACGAAGAAGGGCTGGCTCAGCATCTATCACGGCGTGACCTGGACGATGGACGGGATGACATACAGGCTGGGTGTCGCGATGCATGACCTCAAGAACCCGGCAAAAGTGCTCGGAATCGCGGACCAGTTCATAATCAGCCCTGACGAAATATTCGAAAGGGTCGGTTACGTACATAATGTAGTATTCACCTGCGGCGCGATCCCTGAGCCTGACGGCACGGTCAAGATCTATTACGGCGGCGCGGATACGGTAATGTGCGTCGCGACGGCTAAGATAGACGACTTGGTCGATATCGCTTTGAAAGGGAAGAGGAAGCCGCTATAA
- a CDS encoding ROK family protein has translation MDIGGTNIRFGIIDGRGKVIARYRMPTLKEQGKYKVIRRLLDAAAGLIKRSGVKVKAIGAGCPGPLDSKKGEILSPPNLPDWRGVRLKKIIERRFRVPVVVENDANCAGLGESVRGAGRRASSMVLLTLGTGIGSAIVLDGKLWTGKGGFASELGHVSIDIKGPKCGCGNRGCLEMYASATAVVRRMKKAEMTAEQTYGAARKGDKLARKIVDETAVYLGAAVANIINALDPEVIVLAGGMAKAGKKYFAKIRKAAKERALKESFKGVRIVPAELGEDAGIIGAAWRAKKQ, from the coding sequence ATAGACATAGGCGGGACGAATATCCGCTTCGGCATCATAGACGGGCGCGGTAAAGTCATCGCGAGATACCGCATGCCGACGCTGAAAGAGCAGGGAAAGTATAAAGTGATCCGGCGCCTGCTCGATGCCGCGGCCGGTCTTATCAAAAGGTCCGGAGTTAAAGTGAAAGCTATCGGGGCCGGTTGCCCCGGCCCGCTGGACAGCAAGAAAGGTGAAATCCTTTCCCCTCCGAACCTGCCGGATTGGCGCGGGGTGCGGTTAAAGAAGATCATTGAAAGAAGGTTCCGGGTACCTGTGGTAGTCGAGAACGACGCGAATTGCGCCGGGCTCGGTGAATCGGTGCGCGGAGCCGGACGCAGGGCTTCAAGCATGGTCCTGCTGACGCTCGGCACCGGGATAGGAAGCGCGATAGTCCTCGACGGGAAATTATGGACCGGAAAAGGCGGGTTCGCCTCTGAATTGGGCCATGTATCTATAGATATTAAGGGCCCGAAATGCGGCTGCGGCAACCGGGGCTGCTTAGAGATGTATGCCTCGGCCACGGCTGTGGTCCGGCGGATGAAGAAAGCTGAAATGACGGCCGAACAGACCTATGGCGCGGCAAGGAAAGGCGATAAACTTGCGCGCAAGATCGTCGATGAAACAGCCGTATATCTTGGCGCCGCGGTAGCCAACATAATAAACGCGCTCGACCCGGAAGTGATAGTTCTGGCCGGGGGGATGGCGAAGGCAGGAAAAAAATATTTTGCTAAAATAAGAAAAGCGGCAAAAGAAAGAGCTTTGAAAGAATCGTTTAAAGGGGTCAGGATAGTGCCCGCGGAACTCGGAGAAGACGCGGGAATAATCGGTGCAGCCTGGAGGGCGAAAAAGCAATGA
- a CDS encoding DUF5060 domain-containing protein produces the protein MKKPLCVLFIMSMLAIVNHVYAAETETVLWDGLEAKHLWSLAQWGDAARLTIVPDNKTEGEKCFKVEFGPEGKQNPPKGLVLEREQSAIDLDSTKKLMVDIYNDGPPFELALVLYTDEFIESATETIKKGLNKDVTFNIHEKNFKSPTSNWQYNYAPRAGTIAWRIMFIMYAEDTEAKGNIYFDNIRVERTPRLTSEQKVIPLAEYKAPEVLSVKAENESVEQFEKFEATIDFEGTYQYPYNPENIDVSAVFTSPDGKKMTMPGFLYSGKVDGVNISDAVWKVRFTPTTAGKWTYSVNVTNPKGTARSETMAFECKAPAMPALGSLAPAAPKKGFVRISKKDPLYFEFDNGEYYYPIGQNVAWAPSLNAYEHYFLKMQENMYNWSRVWMSSWQCAIEWLDVGNFHGLNNYNLNNAKLLDDITDLAKKHDIYYQLVLNQHGQLSTKVDPEWLNNPYNVKNGGPCKEPKDFLTNPEARKLYKMRVRYIVARWGYSTNILAWEPWNELTLMDNYDAKLDIPWQREMGQYINSIDPYRHMVTTSYFGNFPKDIWKQPEISYGQIHMYTPEIVTTLDGLYTIMKDYKKAYFVGEYGGSNLSGIDIQDPNATVHHNGIWAAYTTVSSGDAMPWQWDDYIEPNNFYFHWRSLAKFNEGEDRRGQDYRYSRGTLEFEDGTILNAQGVLNNKRALIWVYDLLRTKFNQGAVRPLDIKGAVLTVAGMDKGDYKVEFWNTYNGKITGTVNAACNGSKIEIPLPEITGDMALKVISLDSKARPRPAKVYIASNFLKKDVPLETRDIWEGFEKQGDWVCADWGDKGRVSLAKDRFTEGKTSIKVVFDKAGKRTDGKGLCLQNTKLDLDLSKAKKMIFDVYLDAPNSIEVSVVLNSKGFCESVRKQMVPGWNKNVTFDLTAKTFKKQETKWQHKGAIDREEPMKEAMFMFYPWDVDSGAIYVDNVGFLSN, from the coding sequence ATGAAAAAGCCATTATGTGTCCTATTTATCATGTCTATGCTGGCGATCGTAAACCACGTTTACGCCGCCGAGACCGAGACCGTCTTGTGGGACGGCCTTGAAGCCAAGCACCTCTGGAGTTTAGCCCAATGGGGCGATGCGGCAAGACTGACCATCGTCCCGGATAATAAGACCGAAGGCGAGAAATGCTTCAAGGTCGAATTTGGGCCAGAAGGCAAGCAGAACCCTCCCAAGGGACTCGTCCTCGAAAGGGAGCAGTCGGCTATCGACCTCGATTCGACGAAGAAGCTCATGGTTGACATCTATAACGACGGCCCGCCGTTCGAGCTGGCCCTCGTCCTTTATACCGACGAATTCATCGAGAGCGCGACCGAGACGATAAAGAAGGGGCTCAACAAGGACGTGACCTTCAATATCCACGAGAAAAATTTCAAGTCGCCGACCAGCAACTGGCAGTATAATTACGCGCCCAGGGCAGGCACGATCGCGTGGCGCATAATGTTCATAATGTATGCCGAAGACACCGAGGCGAAGGGGAACATCTATTTCGACAACATCCGCGTCGAGAGGACCCCGAGGTTGACGAGCGAGCAGAAGGTGATCCCGTTGGCCGAATATAAGGCACCGGAGGTCCTTTCGGTAAAAGCCGAAAACGAGAGCGTCGAGCAGTTTGAGAAGTTCGAGGCGACCATCGATTTCGAGGGCACATACCAGTATCCGTATAATCCGGAGAACATAGACGTGAGCGCCGTATTCACCTCTCCGGACGGCAAGAAGATGACCATGCCCGGATTCCTTTATTCCGGGAAGGTCGACGGCGTCAATATCTCGGACGCGGTCTGGAAAGTAAGGTTCACCCCGACCACGGCCGGGAAATGGACATACAGCGTGAACGTGACAAACCCGAAGGGTACGGCCAGGTCAGAGACCATGGCTTTCGAATGCAAGGCCCCGGCAATGCCAGCACTCGGAAGTCTGGCACCGGCGGCGCCGAAAAAAGGATTTGTCCGCATAAGTAAGAAGGACCCGCTCTATTTTGAGTTCGACAACGGCGAGTATTATTATCCTATAGGCCAGAACGTGGCATGGGCGCCGTCGCTGAACGCGTACGAGCATTATTTCCTGAAGATGCAGGAGAACATGTATAACTGGTCGCGCGTCTGGATGTCGAGCTGGCAATGCGCCATAGAGTGGCTCGACGTCGGTAATTTCCACGGCCTTAACAATTATAACCTCAATAACGCGAAACTCCTGGACGACATAACTGATCTGGCGAAGAAGCATGACATTTATTACCAACTCGTATTGAACCAGCACGGCCAGCTAAGCACAAAAGTCGACCCGGAATGGCTCAACAACCCCTACAATGTGAAGAACGGCGGGCCGTGCAAGGAGCCGAAAGATTTTCTGACGAATCCGGAAGCCAGGAAGCTCTATAAGATGCGCGTGCGTTATATCGTGGCGCGGTGGGGATATTCCACGAACATCCTCGCGTGGGAGCCGTGGAACGAGCTTACGCTTATGGACAACTACGACGCGAAACTCGACATCCCGTGGCAGAGGGAGATGGGCCAGTACATTAATTCGATCGACCCTTACAGGCACATGGTAACCACCAGCTATTTCGGCAACTTCCCGAAGGATATCTGGAAACAGCCGGAGATATCCTACGGCCAGATACATATGTATACGCCGGAGATAGTCACGACCCTCGACGGGCTTTATACGATAATGAAGGATTATAAGAAGGCGTATTTCGTCGGCGAGTACGGCGGCAGCAATTTAAGCGGCATCGATATACAGGACCCGAATGCCACGGTCCACCACAACGGCATCTGGGCCGCCTATACCACCGTGTCATCCGGCGACGCGATGCCGTGGCAATGGGACGATTATATCGAGCCGAATAATTTTTATTTCCACTGGCGCTCGCTCGCAAAATTCAACGAGGGCGAGGACAGGCGCGGGCAGGATTACCGGTACAGCCGCGGGACGCTCGAGTTCGAGGACGGGACGATACTCAACGCCCAGGGCGTATTGAATAACAAGAGGGCGCTTATCTGGGTATATGACCTGTTGAGGACGAAGTTCAACCAGGGCGCGGTCAGGCCGCTCGATATCAAAGGAGCCGTTTTGACGGTTGCCGGGATGGACAAGGGGGATTATAAAGTCGAGTTCTGGAATACGTATAACGGGAAAATCACCGGGACGGTCAATGCCGCGTGCAATGGCTCGAAAATAGAGATACCTTTGCCCGAGATAACCGGAGATATGGCCCTCAAAGTGATATCCCTGGATTCAAAGGCCCGTCCCAGGCCTGCAAAGGTCTACATAGCTTCGAATTTCCTGAAGAAGGATGTGCCGTTGGAGACGCGCGATATCTGGGAAGGTTTTGAGAAACAGGGCGATTGGGTCTGCGCGGACTGGGGCGATAAAGGGAGGGTTTCGCTAGCCAAAGACAGATTTACCGAAGGCAAGACTTCGATCAAGGTGGTATTCGACAAGGCAGGCAAGAGGACCGACGGGAAAGGCCTGTGCCTCCAGAATACCAAGCTTGACCTCGACCTGTCAAAGGCCAAAAAGATGATATTCGATGTTTATCTCGACGCGCCGAATTCCATAGAAGTATCGGTTGTCCTTAACAGCAAGGGCTTCTGCGAGAGTGTAAGGAAGCAGATGGTGCCGGGCTGGAACAAGAACGTGACGTTTGACCTTACGGCTAAGACCTTTAAGAAGCAGGAAACAAAATGGCAGCACAAGGGTGCCATTGACAGGGAAGAGCCGATGAAAGAAGCGATGTTCATGTTCTACCCGTGGGACGTCGATTCCGGCGCTATCTACGTAGACAATGTTGGATTCTTGAGCAACTAG
- a CDS encoding PEP-CTERM sorting domain-containing protein translates to MMKYIAVIATMLLVGSSAFATTLYDFESGTQGWTFQDYSDSMAVSAVAQSGDQAKSGSYSLAGTTHLVPGDASFSKGEVLVNRGSSNALDLQGVLASVSVYGPTGAAGTNPSSPNGWQMFFKDTSWKSWYGPWSNLTENNWTTLSSTLGSTTPDFVDSGFDPTRVMVMGVKLGTGDSSTGTYDGLIYVDQYDVIPEPASMLLLGSGLVGILGFARKKKA, encoded by the coding sequence ATGATGAAGTACATTGCAGTAATTGCAACGATGTTATTGGTAGGCAGCTCAGCGTTCGCTACAACTTTGTACGACTTCGAATCAGGCACCCAGGGTTGGACTTTCCAGGATTATTCGGACAGCATGGCCGTATCAGCGGTCGCCCAGTCCGGCGATCAGGCGAAATCCGGTTCATACTCATTGGCAGGAACAACTCATCTGGTACCCGGAGACGCTAGCTTCAGTAAGGGAGAAGTCCTGGTCAATAGGGGCTCGTCTAACGCGCTTGATCTGCAGGGGGTATTGGCATCCGTGTCGGTTTATGGTCCTACGGGAGCGGCAGGGACAAATCCTTCGTCCCCCAACGGATGGCAGATGTTCTTCAAGGACACGAGCTGGAAGTCATGGTACGGTCCGTGGAGTAACTTGACCGAAAACAACTGGACGACACTCTCTTCAACTTTAGGTTCCACAACTCCGGATTTTGTCGATTCAGGTTTTGACCCCACTCGCGTAATGGTCATGGGCGTCAAACTCGGCACCGGCGACTCGTCAACAGGGACTTACGACGGTCTCATCTATGTCGATCAGTACGACGTAATTCCCGAGCCGGCGAGCATGCTTCTTCTCGGCAGCGGTTTAGTGGGCATCCTTGGTTTCGCCAGAAAGAAGAAAGCGTAA
- a CDS encoding extracellular solute-binding protein: MRGIKRGSAIGCLFLFFAALILSCLSGCAKKSSEKEILMWLVGSEKQAQKITELGRDFYKETGVKVRCEAISWGEAHSKYLTSVVGEVTPDIGTMGLTWGTEFGNLGAMVDLQKAFPADLKDIEDNIFPGLAESIRYKDSVYAVPFDISEYIMYYRTDMIGKPPRDWKELASLLAELNRNGKSMIIDWGGLGWIGYSPFLWQAGGDFYNKENTVATLDTAAAETGMEFFTGLYKRYGVPKEEKPVEQGFKMGDYPIFISGNWKMKTLADVAPEINGKWGISQLPAGPTGKRTGFIGGRVMGVFSQSKLKNESWGFIKYLSRPDIQLKLYEATLESHDTYLPPNIKTWDILPMDAAFKEPLKAQAMDSKGPPSLLGWDDSTRFIDTAIQLIVLKGKDVKASLAGANDELNRRLRK; this comes from the coding sequence ATGCGCGGAATAAAACGCGGAAGTGCCATAGGGTGTCTTTTTTTATTTTTTGCGGCCCTCATTTTATCCTGCCTTTCCGGCTGCGCAAAGAAGTCTTCCGAAAAAGAGATACTCATGTGGCTTGTAGGTTCCGAGAAGCAGGCCCAGAAGATAACCGAGCTCGGGCGGGATTTTTATAAAGAGACCGGCGTCAAGGTGAGATGCGAGGCGATCTCGTGGGGAGAGGCGCATTCGAAATACCTGACCTCGGTAGTAGGGGAAGTCACCCCCGACATCGGGACGATGGGGCTTACCTGGGGGACCGAATTCGGCAACCTGGGCGCGATGGTCGACCTCCAGAAGGCTTTTCCTGCGGACCTCAAGGATATAGAGGACAACATCTTTCCCGGCCTCGCGGAGTCGATAAGGTACAAGGACAGCGTCTATGCCGTACCATTCGATATAAGCGAATATATAATGTATTACAGGACCGATATGATCGGAAAGCCGCCCCGGGACTGGAAAGAACTGGCCTCGCTTTTGGCAGAGCTTAACCGCAACGGCAAATCGATGATAATCGACTGGGGCGGGCTCGGTTGGATAGGGTACAGCCCTTTCTTATGGCAGGCAGGCGGGGATTTTTATAATAAAGAGAATACGGTTGCCACCCTCGATACCGCAGCCGCGGAAACAGGGATGGAATTTTTCACCGGACTTTATAAAAGATACGGCGTGCCGAAGGAGGAGAAACCCGTAGAGCAAGGATTCAAGATGGGCGACTACCCGATATTCATCTCCGGGAACTGGAAGATGAAGACCCTTGCCGACGTTGCCCCGGAGATAAACGGTAAATGGGGCATATCGCAGCTGCCGGCCGGGCCGACGGGAAAAAGGACAGGGTTCATCGGCGGCAGGGTGATGGGGGTATTTTCCCAATCCAAGCTGAAGAATGAATCGTGGGGATTCATAAAGTATCTTTCCCGTCCGGACATCCAGCTGAAATTATACGAGGCGACCCTCGAGTCGCACGATACCTATCTTCCCCCGAACATAAAGACGTGGGATATCCTCCCGATGGATGCGGCGTTCAAGGAACCGCTTAAGGCGCAGGCGATGGACTCGAAAGGCCCTCCGTCCCTGTTGGGTTGGGATGACAGCACGAGGTTCATAGATACGGCCATACAGCTTATCGTCCTGAAGGGCAAGGACGTGAAGGCCTCTTTAGCCGGCGCGAATGACGAATTGAACAGGAGGCTCAGGAAGTGA
- a CDS encoding sugar ABC transporter permease, protein MKPFAKELNRQKWSYIFIGPSFIIFTVFLIIPVFASLYWSFTQYNILQPPKFVGFQNYINILFHDPRFWKAMVNTAIYVAGTVPTSIVISLALAVAIDQNIRFKNWFKTFFFIPSITSIIAISVIWKWLYASGKYGLFNHALSSIGIQPVNWLGIDWTLPSIIIMSVWGGLGYNMILFIAGLQGIPHVFYEAAEVDGASEWDKFRNITLPLLAPTMLFVTIMSIISAFQVFDAVYIMTYSSEGAVGGALDCALTIVAYLYDTGFQRFAMGYASALAYLIFLVLFIVTIVNMRLVEKKIEY, encoded by the coding sequence GTGAAGCCGTTCGCAAAGGAATTGAACAGGCAGAAATGGTCTTACATCTTCATCGGCCCGTCCTTTATCATCTTCACCGTATTTCTCATCATACCGGTCTTCGCGTCGCTTTACTGGAGTTTCACCCAGTATAATATCCTCCAGCCGCCCAAATTCGTCGGGTTCCAGAATTACATAAACATACTGTTCCATGACCCGCGTTTCTGGAAAGCGATGGTAAATACCGCGATATACGTGGCAGGCACGGTCCCGACGAGCATAGTGATCTCGCTTGCCCTCGCCGTCGCCATCGACCAGAATATCCGTTTCAAGAACTGGTTCAAGACCTTTTTCTTCATCCCCAGCATAACCTCGATAATAGCGATATCGGTAATCTGGAAATGGCTTTACGCCAGCGGCAAATACGGCCTCTTTAACCACGCCCTTTCTTCGATCGGGATACAGCCGGTGAACTGGCTCGGGATCGATTGGACGCTCCCCTCGATAATAATCATGAGCGTCTGGGGCGGGCTCGGGTATAACATGATACTCTTCATCGCCGGGCTTCAGGGCATCCCCCATGTTTTCTATGAGGCGGCCGAGGTCGACGGGGCGAGCGAATGGGACAAGTTCCGCAACATCACGCTGCCGCTGTTGGCGCCGACGATGCTCTTCGTCACCATAATGTCGATCATAAGCGCATTCCAGGTCTTCGACGCTGTATATATAATGACCTACAGTTCCGAGGGAGCGGTGGGCGGCGCGCTTGACTGCGCGCTGACGATAGTCGCGTACCTCTACGACACCGGGTTCCAAAGGTTCGCGATGGGTTACGCCTCGGCGCTGGCGTACCTTATATTCCTGGTGCTTTTTATCGTAACGATCGTCAACATGCGGCTGGTGGAGAAAAAGATTGAGTACTGA